AGGTCGCCGCCGAGCGCGTCGGCACCGGTCGCGTGGTGGGCGTCGACCGCCAGCGGATCGAGTCGTTGGATGGGGTCGAGACCGTTCGCGGCGACCTCACCGACGAGGACGTCCAGGCGGACCTCGCGGAGCGGGTCGGCGAGGCGGACGTCGTGCTCTCGGATATGGCCCCGAACATGACCGGCGAGTACGACCTCGACCACGCGCGCTCGGTCTACCTCGCTCGGCAGGCGCTGGACGTGGCGCTCGACGTGCTCGCACCGGGTGGCGACTTCGTGGCGAAGGTCTTCGACGGCCGGGACCTCGACGCGCTCGAAGCCGACATCGACGCCGAGTTCGAGTACGTCAGGACCGTTCGCCCCGACGCCTCGCGCGACGAGTCCTCGGAACTCTATCTCGTGGGGAAGGGCCGGATGACCGCGCCGGTCGAGCCGGGCGACGAACTGGTGGTCACGATCACCGACACCGGCGACGAGGGTGACGGCATCGCGAAGGTCGAGGAGTACACCCTGTTCGTCCGGAGTGCCGACGAGGGCGAGGAGGTCGCGGTCCGGGTCGAGGACGTGAAACCCCGGTTCGGGTTCGCCGACCGACTCGACTAGGTGAAAGTGCGGGACACGGAGCCGTTCGGAGAGGGTTTTTCTCGGTTCGATTCGGTATCGGAGACGAGTCCCGACACAAACGAGAGACCGCCCCGCTACCGCACAGCACCGCCCCACGACGACCACACGCCTCCCCAGCCGACTCCGCTCCTCGCTCACTCGCCTTCGGCTCGTTCGCTTCGGTGCTCATCCCTCACACGGTGTCAGCGCTCGGCGCTCACCGTCGTTCGCGCCGACCGCGAGCGCGCGCCACGGTGGACGGTGAGAGCGCGATCCCGTCACCGGTCGGCGAGGATGGCGGCGGTACCGCCGCCGATCACCGTCGGGAGGAAGTAGGTCGCGCCGCGGTGGATGGCGACGGCGGCGACGATCGTCGCCGAGGGGATGCCGCCGGTGGTCGCGCTCACGAGCGCGCCGAGGACGATCTCCACGCCACCCAGCCCACCGGGAAGCGGGGTGACGCCGGCCATCGCGCCCGCGGGGATCGCGACGAGCACCACGGCGGGCGGGACGGTGTAGCCGAGCGCGAACAGCGAGAGCCAGAGCGAGGTCGCGAGCCCGATCCACCCGAGCGCGGAGAACGAGAGCGCGAGCAGGAGTCCCCGTGGGTTGGTGCCGACGCGTTCGACGGCGGTGAAGAAGCCCTCGATACGGCGTTCGAGCGCGTCCTCCGTCGGCGGGGAGACGCGCGGGAGCGCTCCCGAGACCCACCGGATCAGCGGTGTGAGTTTGTCCACGGCGGCGTGTTCGACCCGGTAGCGGTTCCGCCAGCCGAAGTAGGCCGCCGCGACCAGCAGGATGGCGAACGCGACCACGACGACCGCCACGAACTCGAGGTTCTGGCCGAAGGTGATCGTGGTGGCGAAGTAGCCCAGCCCGAGGAGCGCGAGCACGATCGAGGGGACGAAGTTGAGCGCGTCGACGCTCGCGATGGCGGCGAGACCGGTCTCGTACTCGCTGTCGGAGGCCCGCGAGACGAGCAGCGCGCTCACGGGTTCGCCGCCGGCCTGGCCGAACGGGGTGACGTTGTTGGCGAACGTCGCGCCGGCGAAGACGAGGACCGCGGAGGGTATCGTGATCGGCGCGCCGAGCACGCCGAGCACCGTACGAAGCGAGAGCCCCCAGGCGGTGAGCCAGCAGGTCGCGACCACCACGATGACCACGAGCACGGGTGGGCTCGCCATCGAGAGGGCGGAGACGACGTCCCCGACGCCGACGAACCAGAGGAGGACGGCGAGCACACAGAGCGCACCCGCGAACCCCACGAGCGTGGTTCTGAGGTCGCCCTCGCGTATCATGTCGGTCGAACGACCGACCGTGGCATGAACCCTCCGAAACACGTCCGGTGGCGGGGTTTCCGACCG
This is a stretch of genomic DNA from Halococcus salsus. It encodes these proteins:
- a CDS encoding 23S rRNA (uridine(2552)-2'-O)-methyltransferase, which produces MSGRDEYYNKAKQQGYRSRSAYKLQQLDETAILFEDGDTVVDLGAAPGGWLQVAAERVGTGRVVGVDRQRIESLDGVETVRGDLTDEDVQADLAERVGEADVVLSDMAPNMTGEYDLDHARSVYLARQALDVALDVLAPGGDFVAKVFDGRDLDALEADIDAEFEYVRTVRPDASRDESSELYLVGKGRMTAPVEPGDELVVTITDTGDEGDGIAKVEEYTLFVRSADEGEEVAVRVEDVKPRFGFADRLD
- a CDS encoding lysylphosphatidylglycerol synthase transmembrane domain-containing protein, whose product is MIREGDLRTTLVGFAGALCVLAVLLWFVGVGDVVSALSMASPPVLVVIVVVATCWLTAWGLSLRTVLGVLGAPITIPSAVLVFAGATFANNVTPFGQAGGEPVSALLVSRASDSEYETGLAAIASVDALNFVPSIVLALLGLGYFATTITFGQNLEFVAVVVVAFAILLVAAAYFGWRNRYRVEHAAVDKLTPLIRWVSGALPRVSPPTEDALERRIEGFFTAVERVGTNPRGLLLALSFSALGWIGLATSLWLSLFALGYTVPPAVVLVAIPAGAMAGVTPLPGGLGGVEIVLGALVSATTGGIPSATIVAAVAIHRGATYFLPTVIGGGTAAILADR